A single Caretta caretta isolate rCarCar2 chromosome 2, rCarCar1.hap1, whole genome shotgun sequence DNA region contains:
- the LOC142071190 gene encoding uncharacterized protein LOC142071190 — MQSSSAQVTMMESQNRKRAPAWTEREVRDLIAVWGEESVLSELRSSFRNAKTFLKISQGMKDRGHNRDPKQCRVKLKELRQAYQKTREANSRSGSEPQTCRFYDELHAILGGSATTTPAVLFDSFNGDGGNTEVGFGDEEDDDEEVVDSSQQASGETGFPDSQELFLTLDLEPVPPEPTQGCLLDSAGGEGTSAACVSMITGSSPSQRLVKLRKKKKHTRDEMFSELMLSSHTDRAQTNAWRQIMSECRKAQNDREERWRAEESKWRAEDRAEAQRWRQRDERRQDSMLRLLQDQTSMLQCMVELQQRQLEHRLPLQPLCNQPPSSPSSIASTPRRPRTRWGGLRPTSHSTTEDCPKKRRLSFNKF, encoded by the exons atgcagagctcatcagcacaggtgaccatgatggagtcccagaatcgcaaaagagctccagcatggactgaacgggaggtacgggatctgatcgctgtttggggagaggaatccgtgctatcagaactccgttccagttttcgaaatgccaaaacctttctgaaaatctcccagggcatgaaggacagaggccataacagggacccgaagcagtgccgcgtgaaactgaaggagctgaggcaagcctaccagaaaaccagagaggcgaacagccgctccgggtcagagccccaaacatgccgcttctatgatgagctgcatgccattttagggggttcagccaccactaccccagccgtgttgtttgactccttcaatggagatggaggcaatacagaagtaggttttggggacgaagaagatgatgatgaggaggttgtagatagctcacagcaagcaagcggagaaaccggttttcccgacagccaggaactgtttctcaccctagacctggagccagtaccccccgaacccacccaaggctgcctcctggactcagcaggcggagaagggacctctg ctgcatgtgtttcaatgatcacaggatcttctccttcccagaggctagtgaagcttagaaagaaaaaaaaacacactcgcgatgaaatgttctccgagctcatgctgtcctcccacactgacagagcacagacgaatgcgtggaggcaaataatgtcagagtgcaggaaagcacaaaatgaccgggaggagaggtggagggctgaagagagtaagtggcgggctgaagacagggctgaagctcaaaggtggcggcagcgtgatgagaggaggcaggattcaatgctgaggctgctgcaggaccaaaccagtatgctccagtgtatggttgagctgcagcaaaggcagctggagcacagactgccactgcagcccctctgtaaccaaccgccctcctccccaagttccatagcctccacacccagacgcccaagaacgcggtgggggggcctccggccaaccagccactccaccacagaggattgcccaaaaaaaagaaggctgtcattcaataaattttaa